The Megalobrama amblycephala isolate DHTTF-2021 linkage group LG13, ASM1881202v1, whole genome shotgun sequence genome contains a region encoding:
- the cxcr3.2 gene encoding C-X-C chemokine receptor type 3-2 — translation MMNSTTSTDIYVEYSYDYNGYDGNDGEDADAAPCNLKETWAFLGRFAPIAYILVFILALVGNVLVLCVIRRYRQSRHSPCSFSLTDTFLLHLAVSDLLLAVTLPFFAVEWINEWVFGVFMCKITGAVFSLNVYCGVLFLACISFDRYLAIVHAINISWRRKTCHAQLACAIIWVVCLGLAMVDVFYRKVENVPGINRMMCQTVYSQKNFQQWQIGMQLVSLIFGFILPLLVMLYCYLRIFKALCHATRRQKRRSLRLIVSLVIVFVVSWAPYNALRLTDSLQMFGVIVKSCALNRVLDVGILVTESLGLAHCALNPLLYGLVGVKFRRELTQMCKAVLGPQGCLGLAGWANGRGSTIRRPNGSFSSVDSENTSYFSVMA, via the exons ATGATGAACTCCACAACATCCACGGACATCTACGTTGAG TACTCATATGACTACAATGGATATGACGGAAATGATGGTGAGGATGCCGATGCTGCCCCCTGCAATCTGAAGGAAACATGGGCGTTTCTTGGTCGCTTTGCCCCTATAGCTTACATCCTAGTCTTTATCCTGGCCCTAGTCGGTAACGTTCTAGTGTTGTGTGTGATCCGCCGCTATCGGCAGTCTCGACACAGCCCCTGCTCCTTCTCACTGACAGACACCTTCCTGCTCCATTTGGCCGTCTCTGACCTCCTACTGGCTGTCACattgccatttttcgctgtcgAGTGGATCAACGAGTGGGTGTTTGGCGTGTTCATGTGTAAAATCACCGGAGCGGTGTTCTCGCTTAATGTCTATTGTGGGGTGCTATTCCTGGCCTGCATCAGCTTTGACCGATACTTGGCTATCGTACATGCCATCAATATCAGCTGGAGACGCAAGACCTGCCACGCTCAGCTGGCCTGCGCCATCATCTGGGTCGTCTGCTTGGGATTGGCCATGGTGGATGTGTTCTACCGTAAGGTGGAGAACGTACCTGGAATTAACCGGATGATGTGCCAGACAGTGTATTCTCAAAAGAACTTCCAGCAATGGCAGATTGGCATGCAGCTGGTTAGCTTGATTTTTGGATTCATACTACCCCTACTGGTCATGCTGTATTGCTACCTTCGCATTTTCAAAGCACTGTGCCACGCCACGCGTAGGCAGAAACGGCGCTCTTTAAGGCTCATCGTCTCATTGGTCATTGTGTTTGTGGTCAGTTGGGCACCTTATAATGCCCTTCGGCTGACCGACAGCCTGCAGATGTTCGGGGTCATTGTCAAAAGCTGTGCGCTGAATAGGGTGCTGGATGTGGGCATTCTGGTGACCGAAAGCCTGGGGCTGGCGCATTGCGCTTTAAATCCACTACTCTACGGCCTCGTGGGGGTGAAGTTCCGTCGTGAGCTCACCCAGATGTGCAAGGCTGTTTTAGGACCCCAGGGGTGCCTCGGATTAGCAGGATGGGCAAACGGTCGGGGATCAACCATCCGCAGGCCTAATGGATCATTCAGCTCAGTGGATAGTGAGAATACTTCGTACTTCTCTGTCATGGCCTGA
- the LOC125242800 gene encoding uncharacterized protein LOC125242800 isoform X3, with the protein MKMSHQSCKSFPHKHNLPKISNDHHSIKAKSSCHAASAIHNCKSLCSSSMNTDVHCNLSHKVRRLKTRKERNQIRGQERNKSHTYHQLSRTGGGEKAQCCNIHPLFCSRKERTFAKPFIPQKPSIITEGRLTSIRGLFSHEVRSIDIERLVSEQIKRDKQRKEQRKPSMAHISSPQSPSVPDSDQDCTLNEVQEPLQEQENNTPPQVKRKKSSRKELIGKNSGIQTNRGVAGPMGLSREDGKYVRNANARKEDTNSKTRQESPSSPRETEHMVLSSLENEPVHQLCSTPVETNMNKSDISETCTLKPHNEGNQENALMNIQRFEKTNVEVPQMLENPQTLTSLSELDSGSGQLADNVKQREQMSLSCREAVKRLATRLCQASELHVPSHRRPLLAECRETLMQTLQKRHSFQLEHNLHRLLSFLNGKQMASQLSSGQRHEDCSSFSHAVENKDRCYSRNMDIWTDSAMQHDYLTEEVKMDLDRGVSTKKHWVQEWNTFSPSFSLEEPLQSHTDMSGLLVLYVSHFLRE; encoded by the exons ATGAAAATGAGCCACCAATCCTGCAAAAGCTTTCCACATAAACACAACTTGCCGAAGATATCCAATGACCACCATAGTATCAAAGCCAAGTCTTCATGTCATGCAGCCAGTGCTATCCACAACTGCAAATCATTGTGCAGTAGCAGCATGAACACAGATGTGCATTGCAACTTATCACATAAAGTAAGGCGTCTTAAAACCAGGAAGGAGAGGAATCAGATTCGAGGTCAAGAGAGAAACAAGTCTCACACATACCATCAGCTCAGCAGAACAGGAGGCGGTGAGAAAGCACAGTGCTGCAACATCCATCCACTGTTTTGTTCAAGAAAAGAGAGGACATTCGCTAAGCCATTCATTCCCCAGAAGCCAAGCATCATAACTGAAGGGCGCCTTACGTCCATCCGAGGCCTTTTCAGCCATGAGGTTAGGTCCATAGATATTGAGAGGTTGGTGAGCGAGCAAATAAAGAGAGATAAGCAGAGAAAAGAGCAAAGAAAACCGTCTATGGCACACATTTCATCACCACAATCTCCCTCAGTACCTGATTCAGACCAGGACTGCACTCTCAATGAAGTACAGGAACCCCTCCAGGAACAAGAAAACAATACGCCACCACAAGTGAAGAGGAAGAAAAGTTCAAGAAAAGAGCTTATTGGAAAAAACAGTGGTATTCAGACTAATAGAGGAGTCGCAGGACCTATGGGATTATCTAGAGAAGATGGAAAGTATGTCAGAAATGCCAACGCCAGGAAAGAAGATACTAATAGTAAAACAAGACAAGAAAGTCCAAGTAGCCCAAGAGAAACTGAACATATGGTTTTGTCATCCTTAGAAAATGAACCAGTTCATCAGTTATGCTCAACTCCAGTTGAAACTAATATGAATAAGTCTGATATTTCAGAAACATGCACTCTCAAGCCCCATAATGAAGGAAACCAAGAAAATGCTTTAATGAATATTCAGAGATTTGAGAAAACAAACGTGGAAGTTCCGCAAATGTTGGAAAATCCGCAAACGTTAACCTCTCTGTCTGAACTGGACTCTGGGTCTGGTCAATTAGCAGATAATGTCAAGCAGAGGGAGCAAATGTCATTGTCTTGTAGGGAAGCAGTGAAAAGGTTGGCAACACGTTTGTGCCAGGCTTCAGAGCTCCATGTGCCAAGCCATCGGCGTCCCCTGCTGGCCGAGTGTAGAGAGACGCTAATGCAGACTTTACAAAAGAGACACAGTTTCCAGTTAGAGCACAACCTGCATAGGCTACTTTCATTCTTGAATGGGAAGCAAATGGCCTCTCAGCTTAGCTCAGGACAGAGACATGAAGATTGTTCATCTTTTAGCCATGCAGTGGAGAACAAGGATAGGTGTTACAGCAGGAACATGGATATTTGGACAG ACAGTGCCATGCAGCATGATTACTTAACAGAAGAAGTTAAGATGGACTTGGACAGAGGAGTTTCAACCAAGAAACATTGGGTACAAGAGTGGAACACCTTTTCCCCTTCATTCTCTCTAGAAGAACCACTACAATCACACACAGACATG AGTGGCCTCCTGGTACTGTATGTGTCTCACTTCCTCAGGGAATGA
- the cnfn gene encoding cornifelin homolog, with the protein MSYQTEAMTSQPQMTVTSYTVSHWSSDVCDCCEDCGICLCGAFIPCILGCKVAQDNGDSCCLPFLPGAMIALRTSIRDKYRINGSVCDDWVIMTCCGLCGLCQMAREQKARG; encoded by the exons ATGTCTTATCAAACAGAAGCAATGACTTCCCAGCCACAAATGACTGTAACCAGCTACACTGTCTCTCACTGGAGCTCTGATGTCTGTGACTGTTGTGAGGACTGCGGcattt GTCTGTGTGGGGCATTTATTCCTTGCATCTTGGGTTGTAAGGTGGCACAGGATAATGGTGACAGCTGCTGTTTGCCCTTCCTACCTGGAGCTATGATTGCACTGAGAACCAGCATCCGTGACAAATATCGTATTAAT GGCTCTGTCTGTGATGACTGGGTGATTATGACCTGCTGTGGACTCTGCGGACTCTGTCAGATGGCTCGAGAGCAGAAGGCGAGAGGCTAA
- the tlr21 gene encoding toll-like receptor 21, with product MAASACRELILKAAFMCLLKLAFSYSFRSCTEDTDSNHKIFTCIKCHEPDIATIVSDVYPTATNLTVSRSNTTYVQGRSFYHLSNLTSLVLDSNFISKIHKDAFNNLQQLKTLNLSCNNISFLHRDVFSDLHSLTELILESNKLNNTDMFLFSKLTNLKTLDLRRNRLKSFSALVECITNLSSLIKLDLSHNKLTTLNHSHRLPESLASLNLSSNNLHKLGCDKSFLMYVKELDFSDNNKLSSETFRGLNLENIMYLRLRFTDVCVFKLLNYTNVRPWSIDFSGLKLKDSRALSSLCYLLRHHHHKTQHIHNMYLQANSIKALKNNTFCNCPNITGIMDLSLNDMKTTVCLRFLHGQYQLESLKMEHNHLTKLLPCSKTEKLYSLRSLSYRYNRILQVKGFAFSNTPKLTNLELNINIIAYMDHKALHGLKDLVTLRLDNNLLTDVYNDSFEDLTSLKTLNLRNNQIAVIFNYTFHSLSNLTILDLGGNKITQLKPHAFDGLHSLANLYLDRNRLKEIDSGLFGKLHATLKVLDLEANHIVYFREHALSPFINMSRLLDLKLDAQEPNGINLLPRAFFRGLTSLKSLYLTNNHIIGFGAETFDDLKSLELLTLDNSCAGIAQLYPGIFKNLRKLNKLSAENMGIQTFSKEVFGNLTGLKTLHLNRNAMISLDISLLDSLTNLTYIDMRSCPLSCGCRNSDLQNWTLTNKKLQFPYLFNITCQDHPGSYFHNFDTNVCYLDIELYLFSLTFTFTILLTLIPFLYIRLYWKFKYGYYVFRSWFGEQWRRLRDQEEKYKYDAFVSYNSADEDWVMEQLLPNLEGSCFRLCLHHRDFELGRDIVDNIVAAVYGSRKTICVVSQSFLRSEWCSLEIQLASYRLFQEMQDVLLLVFLEPIPKRQLSTYHRMRKVMLKKTYLQWPGSNCSDPSSAKELFWNQLKRALRSSNTGNQEEQKMEENDQRRQEKDMEKREYFVNQTPTDKEEYYLMP from the coding sequence ATGGCAGCTTCTGCATGTCGTGAACTGATCCTAAAGGCAGCATTTATGTGCCTCCTTAAACTTGCCTTCAGCTACAGTTTCAGGAGTTGCACAGAGGACACAGATTCTAACCATAAAATCTTCACATGTATTAAATGTCACGAACCAGACATAGCTACAATTGTGAGTGATGTATATCCCACAGCAACAAACCTTACAGTTTCTCGCAGTAACACTACATATGTTCAAGGCCGAAGCTTCTATCATCTGTCTAATCTGACTTCTCTGGTACTGGACAGTAACTTTATTTCTAAAATCCACAAAGATGCTTTTAATAATCTGCAACAACTTAAGACTTTAAATCTGTCCTGCAATAACATATCATTTCTCCACCGTGATGTCTTCAGTGACCTCCATAGCCTCACAGAGCTGATCCTGGAAAGCAACAAACTCAATAATACTGACATGTTCCTGTTTTCCAAATTGACAAACCTGAAGACTCTCGACCTACGCAGGAATCGCCTAAAAAGCTTTTCCGCTTTGGTTGAATGTATAACAAACCTGTCTAGCTTGATAAAACTGGACCTTTCCCATAACAAGTTAACCACCCTGAATCACTCCCACCGTCTGCCAGAGTCGCTTGCCAGTCTAAACCTCAGTTCTAATAATCTACACAAACTGGGATGTGACAAGTCTTTCCTAATGTATGTGAAAGAACTAGATTTCTCAGACAACAACAAATTGTCATCCGAGACTTTTCGGGGCCTGAATCTGGAGAATATAATGTACCTGCGATTGCGCTTTACCGATGTCTGTGTTTTCAAGCTTCTTAATTATACCAATGTACGACCGTGGAGCATCGACTTCTCTGGTTTGAAACTGAAGGACTCTCGTGCGCTGTCTTCATTGTGTTATCTTCTGCGACATCACCaccataaaacacaacacataCATAACATGTACCTCCAGGCCAATTCCATAAAAGCTctaaaaaacaacacattttgtAATTGCCCAAATATCACAGGTATAATGGACCTCTCACTAAATGATATGAAAACCACGGTCTGCTTACGGTTTCTGCATGGTCAGTACCAACTGGAAAGTCTCAAAATGGAACATAACCATCTGACCAAGCTACTGCCCTGCAGCAAAACAGAAAAGCTCTACAGCCTGAGAAGCCTGAGCTATCGATACAATCGTATTCTACAGGTCAAAGGTTTTGCCTTCAGTAATACACCAAAATTAACAAACCTTGAGctaaacataaacataattgCTTATATGGACCATAAAGCCTTACATGGACTAAAAGATCTTGTTACACTTCGTCTAGACAACAACCTTTTGACTGATGTCTACAATGACAGCTTTGAAGATCTTACCAGCCTGAAGACTCTCAACCTGCGCAACAACCAAATAGCTGTTATTTTCAACTATACCTTTCATTCTCTGTCAAATCTAACTATTTTAGATTTAGGTGGGAACAAGATCACACAGCTGAAGCCACATGCATTTGATGGGCTGCATAGCTTGGCCAATTTGTATTTAGATAGAAATCGTCTGAAAGAGATCGACAGCGGACTCTTTGGGAAACTCCATGCCACCCTGAAGGTGCTGGATTTAGAGGCTAACCACATTGTTTATTTTAGAGAACATGCATTGTCGCCATTTATAAATATGTCGAGGCTTCTCGACCTGAAACTTGATGCACAGGAACCAAATGGCATAAACTTGTTGCCGCGTGCGTTTTTCCGGGGACTAACTTCTCTGAAAAGTCTTTACCTTACTAATAACCATATCATTGGATTTGGTGCTGAAACATTTGATGACCTGAAAAGCTTGGAGTTATTAACTCTAGACAACTCATGTGCTGGGATAGCCCAACTCTATCCTGGTATTTTCAAAAACCTTCGAAAATTGAATAAACTATCTGCTGAGAACATGGGCATTCAAACTTTTTCAAAAGAGGTCTTTGGAAATTTGACAGGACTAAAGACACTACATCTGAATCGCAATGCCATGATATCTTTGGACATCAGTTTACTGGACAGTCTGACCAATTTGACATACATTGACATGCGCAGTTGTCCTCTAAGTTGTGGCTGCCGGAATAGCGATCTACAGAACTGGACTCTAACCAATAAAAAACTCCAATTTCCTTATCTTTTCAATATTACATGCCAAGACCATCCAGGCTCATATTTTCACAACTTTGACACTAACGTGTGTTATCTGGATATAGAACTCTACTTATTTTCCTTaacttttacattcacaatcTTATTAACCTTAATACCATTTCTCTATATCAGACTTTATTGGAAGTTTAAATATGGCTACTACGTGTTTCGTTCGTGGTTTGGAGAACAGTGGCGTCGCTTAAGGGACCAGGAGGAAAAATACAAGTATGATGCCTTTGTTTCCTACAACTCGGCAGATGAAGACTGGGTAATGGAACAGTTGCTACCGAATCTCGAAGGTTCTTGTTTTCGGCTCTGCCTCCACCATAGAGATTTCGAGCTGGGCCGCGATATTGTCGACAACATTGTGGCTGCTGTATATGGAAGTCGCAAAACGATCTGCGTGGTCAGTCAGAGCTTCCTTCGCAGTGAATGGTGCTCACTGGAGATCCAGCTGGCCAGTTATCGTCTCTTTCAAGAAATGCAGGATGTGCTTTTGCTGGTCTTTCTGGAGCCTATACCTAAGCGGCAACTGTCCACTTATCACCGTATGAGAAAGGTCATGCTCAAAAAGACCTATTTGCAGTGGCCTGGGTCAAATTGTTCTGATCCAAGCAGTGCAAAAGAACTGTTCTGGAATCAGTTAAAGAGAGCACTAAGGAGCAGCAACACTGGAAACCAAGAGGAGCAGAAGATGGAGGAGAATGATCAGAGGAGACAAGAGAAGGATATGGAGAAAAGAGAATATTTTGTGAATCAGACACCAACAGATAAGGAAGAGTATTACCTAATGCCCTGA
- the LOC125242800 gene encoding uncharacterized protein LOC125242800 isoform X1 encodes MKMSHQSCKSFPHKHNLPKISNDHHSIKAKSSCHAASAIHNCKSLCSSSMNTDVHCNLSHKVRRLKTRKERNQIRGQERNKSHTYHQLSRTGGGEKAQCCNIHPLFCSRKERTFAKPFIPQKPSIITEGRLTSIRGLFSHEVRSIDIERLVSEQIKRDKQRKEQRKPSMAHISSPQSPSVPDSDQDCTLNEVQEPLQEQENNTPPQVKRKKSSRKELIGKNSGIQTNRGVAGPMGLSREDGKYVRNANARKEDTNSKTRQESPSSPRETEHMVLSSLENEPVHQLCSTPVETNMNKSDISETCTLKPHNEGNQENALMNIQRFEKTNVEVPQMLENPQTLTSLSELDSGSGQLADNVKQREQMSLSCREAVKRLATRLCQASELHVPSHRRPLLAECRETLMQTLQKRHSFQLEHNLHRLLSFLNGKQMASQLSSGQRHEDCSSFSHAVENKDRCYSRNMDIWTDSAMQHDYLTEEVKMDLDRGVSTKKHWVQEWNTFSPSFSLEEPLQSHTDMSLQFGQWRAAEFSQDCFIAQNNPSRDLFNQSQTFTQHAAPILRAPTWLDHPVNSFSQQRSLSTGESLKSVHFDRSRISQQCTEETDHNFIYESRKQETNKPSFGGSRFWSHQQQVQDERERWAPLPFSASYLSEGFQYEPFVRCPHPYSTQRRSDHLGMTHCPRSITPFYPPLYL; translated from the exons ATGAAAATGAGCCACCAATCCTGCAAAAGCTTTCCACATAAACACAACTTGCCGAAGATATCCAATGACCACCATAGTATCAAAGCCAAGTCTTCATGTCATGCAGCCAGTGCTATCCACAACTGCAAATCATTGTGCAGTAGCAGCATGAACACAGATGTGCATTGCAACTTATCACATAAAGTAAGGCGTCTTAAAACCAGGAAGGAGAGGAATCAGATTCGAGGTCAAGAGAGAAACAAGTCTCACACATACCATCAGCTCAGCAGAACAGGAGGCGGTGAGAAAGCACAGTGCTGCAACATCCATCCACTGTTTTGTTCAAGAAAAGAGAGGACATTCGCTAAGCCATTCATTCCCCAGAAGCCAAGCATCATAACTGAAGGGCGCCTTACGTCCATCCGAGGCCTTTTCAGCCATGAGGTTAGGTCCATAGATATTGAGAGGTTGGTGAGCGAGCAAATAAAGAGAGATAAGCAGAGAAAAGAGCAAAGAAAACCGTCTATGGCACACATTTCATCACCACAATCTCCCTCAGTACCTGATTCAGACCAGGACTGCACTCTCAATGAAGTACAGGAACCCCTCCAGGAACAAGAAAACAATACGCCACCACAAGTGAAGAGGAAGAAAAGTTCAAGAAAAGAGCTTATTGGAAAAAACAGTGGTATTCAGACTAATAGAGGAGTCGCAGGACCTATGGGATTATCTAGAGAAGATGGAAAGTATGTCAGAAATGCCAACGCCAGGAAAGAAGATACTAATAGTAAAACAAGACAAGAAAGTCCAAGTAGCCCAAGAGAAACTGAACATATGGTTTTGTCATCCTTAGAAAATGAACCAGTTCATCAGTTATGCTCAACTCCAGTTGAAACTAATATGAATAAGTCTGATATTTCAGAAACATGCACTCTCAAGCCCCATAATGAAGGAAACCAAGAAAATGCTTTAATGAATATTCAGAGATTTGAGAAAACAAACGTGGAAGTTCCGCAAATGTTGGAAAATCCGCAAACGTTAACCTCTCTGTCTGAACTGGACTCTGGGTCTGGTCAATTAGCAGATAATGTCAAGCAGAGGGAGCAAATGTCATTGTCTTGTAGGGAAGCAGTGAAAAGGTTGGCAACACGTTTGTGCCAGGCTTCAGAGCTCCATGTGCCAAGCCATCGGCGTCCCCTGCTGGCCGAGTGTAGAGAGACGCTAATGCAGACTTTACAAAAGAGACACAGTTTCCAGTTAGAGCACAACCTGCATAGGCTACTTTCATTCTTGAATGGGAAGCAAATGGCCTCTCAGCTTAGCTCAGGACAGAGACATGAAGATTGTTCATCTTTTAGCCATGCAGTGGAGAACAAGGATAGGTGTTACAGCAGGAACATGGATATTTGGACAG ACAGTGCCATGCAGCATGATTACTTAACAGAAGAAGTTAAGATGGACTTGGACAGAGGAGTTTCAACCAAGAAACATTGGGTACAAGAGTGGAACACCTTTTCCCCTTCATTCTCTCTAGAAGAACCACTACAATCACACACAGACATG TCTTTGCAGTTTGGCCAGTGGAGGGCAGCTGAATTTTCTCAGGATTGCTTCATAGCTCAGAATAATCCCAGCAGAGACCTCTTTAACCAGAGCCAGACCTTTACCCAGCATGCCGCCCCTATACTCAGAGCCCCCACCTGGCTTGATCATCCGGTGAACTCCTTTTCCCAGCAGCGGTCACTGAGCACAGGAGAGAGTTTGAAAAGTGTACATTTTGATCGCTCCAGAATCTCTCAACAGTGCACAGAAGAAACAGatcataattttatatatgagagcagaaaacaagaaacaaacaaaccatcTTTTGGAGGATCCAGATTCTGGTCCCATCAGCAGCAAGTTCAGGATGAAAGAGAAAGATGGGCTCCCTTGCCATTCTCAGCATCCTATCTTTCAGAGGGCTTTCAGTACGAGCCCTTTGTTCGGTGTCCACATCCATATAGCACACAGCGCAGGTCAGACCATCTTGGTATGACACACTGTCCCAGGTCAATTACACCATTTTATCCACCCCTTTACCTATAG
- the LOC125242800 gene encoding uncharacterized protein LOC125242800 isoform X2, giving the protein MKMSHQSCKSFPHKHNLPKISNDHHSIKAKSSCHAASAIHNCKSLCSSSMNTDVHCNLSHKVRRLKTRKERNQIRGQERNKSHTYHQLSRTGGGEKAQCCNIHPLFCSRKERTFAKPFIPQKPSIITEGRLTSIRGLFSHEVRSIDIERLVSEQIKRDKQRKEQRKPSMAHISSPQSPSVPDSDQDCTLNEVQEPLQEQENNTPPQVKRKKSSRKELIGKNSGIQTNRGVAGPMGLSREDGKYVRNANARKEDTNSKTRQESPSSPRETEHMVLSSLENEPVHQLCSTPVETNMNKSDISETCTLKPHNEGNQENALMNIQRFEKTNVEVPQMLENPQTLTSLSELDSGSGQLADNVKQREQMSLSCREAVKRLATRLCQASELHVPSHRRPLLAECRETLMQTLQKRHSFQLEHNLHRLLSFLNGKQMASQLSSGQRHEDCSSFSHAVENKDRCYSRNMDIWTDSAMQHDYLTEEVKMDLDRGVSTKKHWVQEWNTFSPSFSLEEPLQSHTDMFGQWRAAEFSQDCFIAQNNPSRDLFNQSQTFTQHAAPILRAPTWLDHPVNSFSQQRSLSTGESLKSVHFDRSRISQQCTEETDHNFIYESRKQETNKPSFGGSRFWSHQQQVQDERERWAPLPFSASYLSEGFQYEPFVRCPHPYSTQRRSDHLGMTHCPRSITPFYPPLYL; this is encoded by the exons ATGAAAATGAGCCACCAATCCTGCAAAAGCTTTCCACATAAACACAACTTGCCGAAGATATCCAATGACCACCATAGTATCAAAGCCAAGTCTTCATGTCATGCAGCCAGTGCTATCCACAACTGCAAATCATTGTGCAGTAGCAGCATGAACACAGATGTGCATTGCAACTTATCACATAAAGTAAGGCGTCTTAAAACCAGGAAGGAGAGGAATCAGATTCGAGGTCAAGAGAGAAACAAGTCTCACACATACCATCAGCTCAGCAGAACAGGAGGCGGTGAGAAAGCACAGTGCTGCAACATCCATCCACTGTTTTGTTCAAGAAAAGAGAGGACATTCGCTAAGCCATTCATTCCCCAGAAGCCAAGCATCATAACTGAAGGGCGCCTTACGTCCATCCGAGGCCTTTTCAGCCATGAGGTTAGGTCCATAGATATTGAGAGGTTGGTGAGCGAGCAAATAAAGAGAGATAAGCAGAGAAAAGAGCAAAGAAAACCGTCTATGGCACACATTTCATCACCACAATCTCCCTCAGTACCTGATTCAGACCAGGACTGCACTCTCAATGAAGTACAGGAACCCCTCCAGGAACAAGAAAACAATACGCCACCACAAGTGAAGAGGAAGAAAAGTTCAAGAAAAGAGCTTATTGGAAAAAACAGTGGTATTCAGACTAATAGAGGAGTCGCAGGACCTATGGGATTATCTAGAGAAGATGGAAAGTATGTCAGAAATGCCAACGCCAGGAAAGAAGATACTAATAGTAAAACAAGACAAGAAAGTCCAAGTAGCCCAAGAGAAACTGAACATATGGTTTTGTCATCCTTAGAAAATGAACCAGTTCATCAGTTATGCTCAACTCCAGTTGAAACTAATATGAATAAGTCTGATATTTCAGAAACATGCACTCTCAAGCCCCATAATGAAGGAAACCAAGAAAATGCTTTAATGAATATTCAGAGATTTGAGAAAACAAACGTGGAAGTTCCGCAAATGTTGGAAAATCCGCAAACGTTAACCTCTCTGTCTGAACTGGACTCTGGGTCTGGTCAATTAGCAGATAATGTCAAGCAGAGGGAGCAAATGTCATTGTCTTGTAGGGAAGCAGTGAAAAGGTTGGCAACACGTTTGTGCCAGGCTTCAGAGCTCCATGTGCCAAGCCATCGGCGTCCCCTGCTGGCCGAGTGTAGAGAGACGCTAATGCAGACTTTACAAAAGAGACACAGTTTCCAGTTAGAGCACAACCTGCATAGGCTACTTTCATTCTTGAATGGGAAGCAAATGGCCTCTCAGCTTAGCTCAGGACAGAGACATGAAGATTGTTCATCTTTTAGCCATGCAGTGGAGAACAAGGATAGGTGTTACAGCAGGAACATGGATATTTGGACAG ACAGTGCCATGCAGCATGATTACTTAACAGAAGAAGTTAAGATGGACTTGGACAGAGGAGTTTCAACCAAGAAACATTGGGTACAAGAGTGGAACACCTTTTCCCCTTCATTCTCTCTAGAAGAACCACTACAATCACACACAGACATG TTTGGCCAGTGGAGGGCAGCTGAATTTTCTCAGGATTGCTTCATAGCTCAGAATAATCCCAGCAGAGACCTCTTTAACCAGAGCCAGACCTTTACCCAGCATGCCGCCCCTATACTCAGAGCCCCCACCTGGCTTGATCATCCGGTGAACTCCTTTTCCCAGCAGCGGTCACTGAGCACAGGAGAGAGTTTGAAAAGTGTACATTTTGATCGCTCCAGAATCTCTCAACAGTGCACAGAAGAAACAGatcataattttatatatgagagcagaaaacaagaaacaaacaaaccatcTTTTGGAGGATCCAGATTCTGGTCCCATCAGCAGCAAGTTCAGGATGAAAGAGAAAGATGGGCTCCCTTGCCATTCTCAGCATCCTATCTTTCAGAGGGCTTTCAGTACGAGCCCTTTGTTCGGTGTCCACATCCATATAGCACACAGCGCAGGTCAGACCATCTTGGTATGACACACTGTCCCAGGTCAATTACACCATTTTATCCACCCCTTTACCTATAG
- the pafah1b3 gene encoding platelet-activating factor acetylhydrolase IB subunit gamma: MSEDSNPAATPTPCQDTQGDGRWMSLHNRFVSDSKGKEPDVLFVGDSLIQLLHEFEVWRKLFSPLHALNFGIGGDATQHVLWRLINGELDYISPKVVVLWVGTNNHGHTPEQICGGLMAIIDVIHQKLPHAHTLVLGLLPRGKSPNPLRERNASVNAQVQAEVASLSHVSFLDMDPGFIQSDGSIAHQDMYDYLHLTPQAYQRVCQPLHERIKSLLDKQVP; encoded by the exons ATGAGTGAAGATTCCAACCCTGCAGCCACACCCACCCCCTGTCAGGACACACAGGGAGATGGTCGATGGATGTCATTG CACAATCGATTTGTATCGGACAGTAAAGGAAAAGAGCCTGATGTTCTGTTTGTTGGAGATTCACTTATCCAGCTTCTGCATGAGTTTGAG GTTTGGCGAAAGCTGTTTTCTCCTCTCCATGCGCTGAACTTTGGGATTGGTGGAGATGCTACACAGCATGTACTGTGGAGACTCATCAATGGAGAACTGGACTACATCAGCCCGAAG GTGGTGGTGTTGTGGGTGGGCACTAATAATCATGGTCACACCCCAGAACAGATCTGTGGAGGCCTCATGGCCATCATCGACGTGATCCATCAGAAGCTGCCTCATGCTCACACTCTTGTGTTG GGGTTGCTGCCGAGAGGTAAAAGTCCAAACCCTCTCCGTGAGCGTAACGCCAGTGTGAATGCTCAAGTTCAGGCTGAGGTAGCGTCTCTGTCACATGTCTCTTTCCTGGACATGGACCCTGGGTTCATTCAATCCGACGGTTCCATCGCACACCAGGACATGTATGATTACCTGCACCTCACGCCGCAGGCCTACCAGAGGGTGTGCCAGCCCTTGCATGAACGCATCAAATCCCTTTTAGATAAACAGGTTCCATGA